The Haemorhous mexicanus isolate bHaeMex1 chromosome 6, bHaeMex1.pri, whole genome shotgun sequence genome includes the window ATCCTGAACTCCTTTGAGACGTATGTGTACCTGGCAGGAGCTCTTGCCATCGGAGTGTTGGCTATTGAGGTACTGACTATTGTGTGACTGCAACAAAGCAGCATCAGTGAGGTGCCAGCAGCAAGGCaaacaggcagctgctccccctcGCCAGGGAAAGGTGCTCTGGCAAAGTGCAGGCAGGCTATCAATTTGTGGGTTTAATTGCCTGGAAAGAGGCTCTTTGATCCTTTGACACAAAGGGCCGGGAAATAACGGGTGCCACACGCCTGCAGTGCCACCTCGTGCCGGGCCTGCACAGAGCCCCTGCCACGCTGGCCacaggggctttggggacacGCCACTCTCCACAGGGCCCTGGGCAGTCACTGCTCCCACTGTCACAGTGCCCTGGCCAACTGACTAATCTGTCACTTGGTTAATGTGTTCAAATCCTGCCCGTGACTTAAAACCTGTTTAGAGACTGAAAAGATGGGCTCCAGAGCACTTTCATTGTCCTGCATTAGTAGCCACTTCTTTGGTGATGTCTCTGACAACCACCAGACATGGTTTTAGTGCAGAAATTATGTCCCTGTGGCATTGCAGGGAAAGGCTGGCTACTTTAAAAGCCCCCCCATCTTGTGCAAAGGAGAGATTTGGCAGAGGTGCAGCAGCCTCCCACAAAGGCTGTGCCGCACCCAGGCCAGGCAGTAGCAGtgatctgcagagcagagatggtGGATCCTGTGCCCCTGTGACACCAAGGGCAGTTTGGGAAtgaagccaggctgctgctgtagCCACTAACAGtttgggggggagggaggggcagaggaaaGGGTTCTGCCACAGCCTCCTGTGGGTGGTAAGGGTCCCCCTCTCTGCATCACTGACTGCTGGGTAGGAAGAAGCAATGGGGGTGGTTCCAGGGCCAGGGAGCGCTTTGCCGATCTTCTGTAAGATGCAGCTGACATTcatggttttctgttttgtttctgccctcttctttctccctcttctttccAGCTGTTTGCCATGATCTTTGCTATGTGTCTCTTTCGAGGGATCCAGTAAGAAGTGGCCCATGAACCACCATGTTCCCCATGTGctcagaagaaagaaggaaaatccgaagaaacaaaacctgaaaacaccccaaaaaactttattttttttaacaaaatgggacagggagaaaaaataaaaagaaaaaaagagggttGTAATATATGAATGACCAAAAGGATTGTACTTCAGGGGCTGGAACTTTGAGGTGATGTGCACTACACTGTACACCGGACCCTTGCCCAGAGCCACCCGCAGTAACCGtggagcaggagcccagagccGCCGATTGCACTAGAGATGGATGGAGCTGGTGAGGGTGAGGGAGGATGAGCACAGCTGCCTCTCACACCAGGCTGAGCCTACCATTCACCACTTCATCGTGCTTTAGACAACAAATGACTCAAGAACAGACATGCAGGGGCTGCATAAGGCAACAGGTTGGCCTTGACTGTCTAGGTGGGTTTGAAACAACCAGTGGTGGCTTGTCTAAGCAGGTGTAGTCAACGTTTGCGTGATTCTGGCTTTAATTTCCAGCCACAGGATGAAAACACTCATTCTTCAGTGGAAGCTTTGCCCCTGTCATGTGAAACTTGTCAGAGATGTCAAGGTCTTCAGTGAGGCTGGCTTTTCTCTGGAACTCCAAGCAGGGGCAGCGTGATCTAACTTAGCAATGGGACTCAGCTAAGGCTGGCTGAGGGTCGAGAGTTTGGTGCCTACCTTTCTGTTTTTACTAAGATTTATTGTTAACTGTTGTGAAAGAGACCAAATGGTTCCCTCTGTGTTCCCATCTCCTGGGGAAAAGAATGGCTCTGGTCAAGCATCATTGATACTGCTGCCTTCCTGAGAAGAGAGGATACACTGTTTAAATCTTGTCAGCCTTTGCCTTTCCTCTGatacttgcaaaaaaaaaaaaaaaggtttgtggTGCTCTGTTAGCATAAATATTTGCAGTGGTTCCTTCTTcatgcttttccagccttaaggGGAGGTCCAGACATGGTGCTGGATTGAAGAGGTTGAAGTTTATCAACCACTCCCATGCTGTTTTCCTGGACCAGTCTGGTGGAATCATTTCTGGTCAGAGAATTTCCCCTGAGATTCTCCCATGGGCTCATGATGAAAGTAATCACGTCAGAATTGTTTTAGTTGATAGTATTTCCTCCCTTGAGATAGTTTGGTATTTAACTAACATGTCACCTGCTCAATCATTTGGAAGTCAACCTGAGAAAGATGGCTGGGACTGAACCTTGGTCAGAGATTAAACTGGAGCTACTGAGACCCCAGGCAGGATCCAAGAACAGCCTGTGTGCAGCCacactgctccagctgctgctatGGTCATGGATATTGACTTGGACAGGTGACTAGTTTCTCATCTGGAATCACCAATCCCTTTTGCCTTAATTGTTCATCTGGTCACTTACTCCCTGACCCCAAACTCATTTTATCTGGGGAATGACAGAAGGGGATGTGGTTTCTTCTTTAAATTAGATCTTTTTATGGATTTTATAGGCTCAGATTATGGGAGCACTTTTATATAGAGTTGAGCCAGCTCCTCTGAAAGCTGTAATCTCTGgcaaggaaggagcagagcattAAACTTTGTGCCCAggttttgcagcagcagcagcacgttCATCCTCTGGCTGTTGCCTTAcacccctggggctgtgtcccttGAGCTCTCCCAGTGGCACTGCACAGACTACAGGCAAGGAAGGAAAGCAACAGAAAGCCTGGGCCACAATAGACAAAGATTATGGCTAAGTATCTAGGTTAGGGAATCAGGATACTAGGGAACAGGAAGGAGGCATTAGGAGCTTTTCCAAGCTTCATTTGACAACAATTTATTCAATGGCAAGAAAGGGCTGGGCAGGTagagctgcagcccccccaCGCTGCAGTCAGCATATTCCAGCAACAAAGTATGTTGCCAGGGCTGCTAGGCAGCATCAGATGTTGCATTAAACCTTCTGGAAATCTGTTCAGAACTATTTCCCTCTGGACCTCCTTGTAATGAGGCATTTTAGCATTAATCTCTGGTCTGTtgtttaataaagaaaaacagttttgttaGCCAAAACCCAACAGTATTTGTACTGGACAGCAGGTGCTGCACTTAAGATAAGAAAAATCTGTTCCATCTACCAGTCTTGTAGGGAATGGGCTGAGCAGAAAGCAAGCTTATCTGTTCTCCTTCTGCCTCAGGAGCTGGTGTCAGTGACTGTTCTGGGACAACAATTCCCAGGGAAGGAACAAAACTGTCAGCAGAGTTGGTAATTTGGCTGGAGGTGATTGAAAGAAGCAGAACTGCCTCCCCCAGTCTCCagtttcttcctttcccctcaGTTTATTATGCAGAGTTCTCAGGTCAGAGCCTGGCTGGCAAATATTCTCACTTGTGCATGGTGGGTggctgaagggggaaaaaaagccttaaagCCTTTTTCTGCCACCAGTggcatgggggaaaaaacctgttAGAGCTGGGGGAACCAGACCAAAGCAGCCAGAGCACAAAGTACTAAATACACATGCCTGAAGTATGATCTCAGCTGGCTTGTTTCTCTATGGCTTTCCTCATTCTGTACTCATTGCTTTGTCTGTTTTCAGCTTTCttgctttccctctttccctaATGGTAGTTCCCTGTATCTTCAAAAGGATCTCTTCTTCATCTGTTATtctgggctgtgcacagctgtTTCTCCTCTTCTACCTTTTCTAATCCCCCACTGCTCTTTGCTGTGTGAAGACTTCAAATCCTCTCTGCAGGCTGGTTCACGTGCCACTGGGAACACAGCTCAAAAGGCCAGGCAGAAATTCCAAACAAGAACTGGAGATAGCTGTAAAGATATGTGCAAGTCTGAGAGGATCTGTAGCAGTTGGTAACATGCAGAAAGAATTTCCTTGGGGGAATTTAATGAACAAGCAAGCCCAGAAAGCAGACTCCCACTGTATGGCAAAGCATGTAAATTTGTTGGTTTTGTCCCTTGGTTTTgtggctgtcccctctgtggtACAGTAGTTTTCAGAACTGTAGGCAGGAGAAGCagttgtatttttgtatttgtttttaacAGCTCTGGTGAGTATTTTGGGGCTAGGGGCTCAAGCTGAAGTCACTGCTGGCTGGAGAACTCTaggcaggctggagagcagaaggAGCTGCCATCTCCTTCACTGTAGCACTGTGACCATGGCCCAAGCACCTTGGAGGGAGTAGTAGAGACTGACCTGGGCCAGCCCCCAGCCCGTCTCAGCATCCCTGCCTCCTGGTTGCTATTTAATGCTCCAATGACTGTCACAAatgcctgggaaaagggctgcgTGTGAAATAATGTttgaaatctattttaaaaaaaaatgtaaatgttctTTTTATTAGATAGTGGAGCTAATTTATCCTGTATTCCCTACTGTAATGCTTTTTtatattgaaagaaaattttttttggtaatatAAACCAGAACACAAGCCTGAAGCACTCTCTGCACGGTTTTTGTgtgcatttcttaaaaaaaaccccaaaaataaaagaaagatgtGACAGTGAAGTGAAACAGCTTTAATTTTCACTATTTGCTTGGTGTTAAGTACAGTCACTTTCTTACCAGAGGAGAAATAAACTCAGGTACAGCAGCTAAAATGAGGTATAAATTGAAGTGTCCCATTCTCCCCTGCACcaccacccccccacccccaccctccCAAGTAAAAATCCTTGACCAGAAAAGAGGCCAGCTTAGGACAGACAGAGCCTCTCCTATGTTACCAGCTCCAGTTTCCCAGATATTGGTTAGATGCAAATAAGATGATGCAGGGAGTTATGTGAATGATGAGTTTTCTTCACCCTACAAAGTGAGGGCTCTGTGAATGCAACGGTTTGGGTCCATCCCTGGCAGAGAAAGGGGGTCAGCTTTAATCCTGGCCTGTGCCTGCTTGGAGCACAATTCTCTGGGGAACAGACCCCCAGTCCTGCACAGCATTGTACAAATGCAGGAAGTTCACTGCAGTCTCCCTTGGGAGATGATGTCGGTCCAAGGCTCTCTCACAATGTAACAGATAAGGAAGCTGAGGCCTGTGGAGATGGAGTTTTTCTGTCAGCAGATCAGTAGCCGAGACTGAAGTGACACCTCAGGCTTTTTGATCCCAAATTATGTTCTGAACTGTGACCTGCAGCTGTGATGTCAGCACTTCCATCCTTGGGAACACAGTTCTGCACAAAGGTTTGGCAtcctcctccctttctcccCACTCCCAACAGAGTGAAGACAACCAGGTGCAGCTGGtttctggcagtgctgcagctgctctcccgGGGCTCCATCCTCAAGCCACCCTGAGCAACTCCCTCCTAGGCTTCACCTGCTAAGCACTCACCACCTCCAGTGGGCCTGGCAATGTTTCTTCTGCAGCACCTTGCTGCTGAGAAGGGACATGCCAGGAACCACAGCTTAGTTGTAGAGGAGGTGTAGAGCTCTGTATTTTCTACATGGTCCACTTACAGCAAGATGGAGAAAGAAGCATCAAAATAATCCAACTTCATGTCTCCACTTTCAGGACTAGGTACCAAGTAGCAGGAAATCTTTTAAGTGACCACTCCCCCAGGCTTTGCTCTATTTTGGAGCAGAAAAAGCCATTGACCAGCAAACCTAGAAGTGGCTGTTTCAAGttttgcagaagcagctgctaatCAGGAAACCAGAGAAATCTAATCTTACCTTATTTAAAGCTACCCTGGAGAGCTGTAACTGCTTCCCCCACCCTCCGACCTGATCTAACCATCAAGAAGTCTTTGGAGTACTGCTCTCATATAGTGCAGTAACTCATTTCTCTCACCTATGGGATGATATTTTAAGGTACATTAATCAGACCCAAGTCATAACTAAGTTAATGGGACCTGTGGCCAACATAAATGGGAGGCAGCATGAAGAAGACCTGcccatttccttctcctgtAAGATTGCTTTTGCTGTGGTAGGCTTTACTTGTCTGTCCTAGATATATAATttcccacccccccaaaaaaccaatcaTCAATCTGTGTATACATTCATGTgacaccccaaaacacaaagaatCAAGCTTCACGTACCTATACCCACAACTACAGCCGAAGTGCCACACTGAGGCCATTGCAGCTGCCCATGCAGGTCATGCATAGGGGGAGAGCAACAGCCACAGCATGccatgctccagctcctgcacgCTGCACCACTTGGTTTAATTTCTGATCCTCTCCAGCCTGCATTTGAGGCAATTACCTGCCTCACAGGAAAAGGTTTGCCTCTTACACCCCAATTCTTCCATCTGAACACTCCTCTTAATTAAAAGTTTTAGTTGCTCAGTATAATTTTTGGATGTGCTGAAAGCAGCTTGACAAGCGTGTACTGTTGTGAGGCTCCAGAATTTAGCCTGCTGTTGGATGTTGCCTCTCCATTTGATTTACTTATTAAGCAAAAAACTAAGTTACAGTTGTGATGTTTCCCGATTTAACAATTTCCAATATTCTTATGCGACAGACATTTTGCATGGCCAGTAAGTACAATGCACACAGTGTCCCAAGCTTATGCAGCTGCTTCTAAAAACGCCAAAAGCACTAACACGACATACAATAACTACCCATTACCTTCTTCTAACTCTACTAAGATATTAAACAGCAATAGCTGTAGATCCCAGTCTTACCAGTGGCTTGAGAACTGTTGTTCACACAAGCAGTCCTGTTTGTGTAGAAATCTTTCTACTGGGATTTCGGAACATCAGCTATATTCCAGGGCATGCTTTGATCCAGTCAACAGTAGTGCATGAGTAACAAGTCCATATCCTGTACACAGACCTTCTGGCTTTAGTCCCATTGAGAATAAAAAATGCTGCCTCAAGCTGTGGACAGGGATAATCCACAAGGAAAGCACTAGGAAGCAGGGCAGGCAATGCTGTTAAGCTCAGGAGATGTTGGAGAAATTGGCTAGTGAGTACTAAAGCACATTCAGTCTGTCCTTGCCATCATACGCTCCACTCCTTGCTGTTCTTCATCCcagttaaatattaaatatcttAATGCTAACAACTTTGGTCCTCTCTTCTCAAGGTCAGAAGAGATGTGATGCAGGTATTAGCTGAGCTGGAACACCATCtcccacagccagagcccaCATCTAGAGGCTATTCACTGACCCAAGCATCTGTGCAGATGCTCTTACTGTTACAGTCCTCTGCTCTTACCAGTGTTAACCACAACagcactccagctcctgctcaacTAAAGCATCAGATAAAGCTACTGCACACCCACCACTGCTACTACCATCAGTAAAGCTTCATGTGTAGGAAGTGTTCTGGAGTGAAGGGGACAGGACCCCAGCCTAGAAACTTCATGAAACACCCCAAACAAGGGGATGTCTTTGTGCTCAATGGGCTATTTCCAATAGCTTCCTCCACTTCTCACATCTTGTAATTCAAGTTGCTCCACtgttcccagtgctgtccctgcagagggaacaATGAGggttcttcctcttcttttgctTCATCTCCTGCCAAGCCCTACACAGCATCTGGTGCAAAACTACGAACTACACAAAAATGCATCTctggcagagaggaaagaagacCTATTTGCAAAGCACTGAACTTGACcccatccagctcctggctACCTGGACAGTCAGTACTTGCTAAAAGGGGAAAGGGCTGTAAACCAGGGGAGGTGCAAGGCTTACCAAGTAGGGTAGCCAGATCCTTTGTAGGTTGTCTTACTGCCCTGTCTCCTCAGGGATTTGGTTTCAATATGCTGGCCTTATTTTGTGCTTTGTTCCAGTGGGTTCAGAGCCTGTGATCCCATCAGCCAGTTCCCCCTAGAAAACTGGCTTTTTTCCCTGAGCCTGCCAGGCCCACACACTTCCCTGAGCCTTCCTCCCAACTGTTCCTCACCTCCTGCAGAGGGGTTGGGGGGGGTCCCACCAATGTTGCTCCCCCCATTTCACCTGGCACCGCCACCAGCACTGGGTTACACACTGATTCATGCCggtaaagaaagaaagaaactacTTTAGAACCAAAAGggactaacaaaaaaaaaaaaattaaaaattataatgcAAAATTACCGACACAAACTTCCCCCCTCCCACCTTTCCCATAACAAAAAAGCCCAGGAGTTAGACTTTCTTGGGACGACGTCCAACTTGGTAATAATAGTAAATGCTGATGAGGATGAAGAGGGCTCGGCTGACCAGGAGGAGCATGGCACCTGTGGCTATCCGGCTACTCTCAACCAGGGAGACAGTGGTaactggaggagaaggagagagacaAGGCAGAGGTTGGTGATGCAAAACTAAAAGGAGACAAATAGCACAACGCTGTTTTCTGCTGCCCTCTAACGCAGAGCTTTGGCAGGAACTGCTGAGCCTTGCGAGCGCAGGAGCTTTCAGCGCAGGCTTGTTCACGTGCACAGTGAACCCATGGCAGAGGCTCGTCACTAGCTTCTTTTCACAGCCTTGAAGCTTGCCATGGACCCCAGAGCTCTCCCTTACAGAAACCCTGCTTTCAAGGCAGCCCCACATTCGGGCAGCTTGAAACAGTCACTCAAGCAGATGTGAGTTCCATTATGCTCAGGTGCTAATCTGGGAGTCACATCCTCCTGAGTTTGCTTTGTGGCTTGAACAGTGCTGATAAACATTCCTCAACTTTAGGAGCATCTACAAAATATGCCCAGTCCACACACACTGCCTTTATTGAACACCTCTCTTTTGTGGCCACTGACGCATAGCTCATATCTAAGCCAGCTACACACTGAGCTACCAAGACACACACAGAAGAACCCCCTCCATTGTTAAATATAGATAAGCTCCCTAGAAACAAGCTAAATGCTATATTCTGTTTGGGTAACACTAAACATCCCCCTTTTTAGCGTAGGTTGCTAAAATCTTTTCTTGCTAGGCCCTGCATCtaggcagcctgctccagcaatGACCTGTGCTGGCTATGAAGCCCAGGACatttgcagagagaaaaattaatgaatTGCCGGAGTGTGATGTtcaaggagcagctcagggcagaggcTATTCCATGAGGGAGAACAAAGGCAAGCAGCTGGCAGGGAAGAtgctccaccactgccctggccaCCGTGGATCCCCGCTTCCCACCACGCACAGTCttctcaccctcctcctcctcgtcccgGCCAGCCCGCGGGCACTCACCCAGGAACTGCACGGCGAAGTAGCAGGCCTCGGCCAGCAGGCTCCAGCGGATGATGGCCTTCTCGGCGGTGTACAGGGCGTTCCACATGATGAGCGCGATGCCTGCGGGCACAGCGGGGCGCGCTGCCCGAGGGGCCGGGACGGCGGCCAGGCCGCGCttcccgcccgccccgcgcggTGCCGCTGCAGGACGCGGCTCGggcccctttcccttcccacaccGTATCTCCCACCTCCCCGCGCCTCCTtgtccttccctcccctcctcccggCCCCTTCCCGGGATGCCGCCGCCTTCCCATCTCCCCTGCCGCTCCCACGGAGTCCCAGCCGCAGCCCAGCGCCCTCCCCGGGCCCCCCTGCAGGCTCCCTTTGCTGGGGCACATGGGGTGATTCCCCAGGGATTCGGAGCACAGCCCTTCTTACCCTACCTGCAGCACGCCTGAATCCCTGCtaggaaaaagcagcagtagCCAAGCTTTTCAAAATaccccctcagcaatttcttTGCTAACAGCAGATGTTCTGCTCTCCAGCTGAAGCAGGCGTCTGGCTGGGCACGGACTTTGTCCCCTGCTGCCGTTTTGGCCACCTGTCCCCTATCTCTgcggggcagcagcatcccagtaCAGTGGTACGGCACTCACTGAGGAGGGCTCCTCCATAGAGCCGGATGGGAGTCTTGCTGCTCACCGATTCCTCCTCAAAGATGGCATCGAAGAGCTGGTCAGGGAAAGCGAGGGCCTGGCAGAGGCGAGAGAGAGACTCAGCAACCTGAGCTGACCACCAAAACATGTCCTCTTGGGCAGCAGTGCTCCAGCATCAGGCCCCTGTGggactggagctgctggccaggaAACTGGCAATTAAGGAGGCACGGAAATATCACCAAGTCAACTATCGGCTGCATGGCTGCTTTTTGTGACCAAGGCTGCCATTCCTTGGTTTATGGGCCCTGCTAATGAAAACAGACTCGCAATGGGAACAAACTGCCAAGGACACTGTTGGCAAAGCCCATTACCGAGACACAGTGAGGGCAAAGGCCTTGCAGGAGAAAGCGgtaggagctgctggaggaaggggaggaagagaaatgcCAGGGAACGAAGGGCCATGCTGGGGCACCCCTTTAGCAGTCAGGAGCTGGTTCTTGCCAGGACCACGTCCCTCACTCACCATGACAGCGACCCCGGAAAACATGACGGCGGAAACAAGCTGCCAGACCCTGCATGAGAAGGAAGACAGAGGACCCAGCATGAGCTTGGAGGTGACCCCATCATAATTCTCAAAGCATTTCTGGCTGCCTGCTCATTCATCAGCATTCATCCTTCCCCCATGCACAAGCAAGACAGCCAGAATCCTCCCGTG containing:
- the TP53I11 gene encoding tumor protein p53-inducible protein 11, which translates into the protein MAAKQPPPLMKKHSQTDLVSRLKTRKILGVGGEDDDGEVHRSKISQVLGNEIKFAVREPLGLRVWQLVSAVMFSGVAVMALAFPDQLFDAIFEEESVSSKTPIRLYGGALLSIALIMWNALYTAEKAIIRWSLLAEACYFAVQFLVTTVSLVESSRIATGAMLLLVSRALFILISIYYYYQVGRRPKKV